From a region of the Bermanella marisrubri genome:
- a CDS encoding CZB domain-containing protein: protein MNAEAEEIQDLPSIFSGQPNIEVITFYEGQTQYATPVSAVRYIEQDRRKTTRIELNKELGAEVTTYQGKPVPIFDFAGLMGCEAEYIKNIKLMQLLDEREKDHRNWMNSLEESLRSGSEFTLARDPNLCKFGQWYNDFKPDDELLADIMEDFDSPHRRIHALADRLLKMRDAGEQEAALKELEKEKASSLARLINLFKAAKDRIENITRPILIFIDTESKMVAIRLNAISDIVTYQVGSFTSKDDVDDSSDLNDLNFLAGYLENKNDEPPCVLLDWRLFKGKKSAL, encoded by the coding sequence ATGAATGCCGAAGCCGAAGAAATCCAAGATCTCCCCTCTATATTTTCTGGTCAACCTAATATTGAGGTTATTACTTTCTATGAAGGCCAGACCCAATACGCAACACCAGTAAGTGCGGTGCGCTATATCGAGCAAGATAGACGCAAGACTACGCGAATCGAGCTTAATAAAGAGCTGGGTGCTGAGGTCACGACCTACCAAGGAAAACCAGTCCCAATATTCGATTTTGCGGGACTCATGGGTTGTGAAGCTGAATACATTAAAAACATCAAGCTAATGCAGCTTCTTGATGAGCGTGAAAAGGATCATCGAAATTGGATGAATAGTCTTGAGGAAAGCTTGCGATCAGGCTCAGAATTTACATTAGCTCGAGATCCAAACCTATGTAAGTTTGGTCAATGGTATAACGACTTCAAGCCGGATGACGAGTTGTTGGCCGATATCATGGAGGATTTTGATTCTCCACACAGACGCATTCATGCCTTAGCGGATCGCCTATTAAAGATGAGGGATGCTGGTGAGCAAGAGGCTGCATTAAAGGAGCTTGAAAAAGAGAAGGCATCGTCGCTAGCTCGACTCATTAATTTATTTAAAGCGGCCAAGGATCGTATAGAGAATATCACGCGCCCTATTTTAATTTTCATTGATACTGAGAGCAAAATGGTTGCGATTCGACTCAATGCCATTAGCGATATCGTTACCTATCAAGTAGGTAGCTTTACTAGTAAAGATGATGTGGATGATAGCTCTGACTTAAATGATTTAAACTTTTTAGCAGGCTATTTAGAGAATAAAAATGATGAGCCGCCATGTGTTCTATTGGATTGGCGTTTGTTTAAAGGCAAAAAAAGCGCCCTTTAG
- the gorA gene encoding glutathione-disulfide reductase, translating to MYQYDLFVIGAGSAGVRASRMAANLGKKVAVAESNYYGGTCVNVGCVPKKLFVYASEYPHFVEEAKGFGVNLELKGFDWATLRDNKTKEIERLNGIYEKLLDNAGVERIWGHAKLIDAHTVEVAGQQFSAEKILLATGGWPILPDIPGKEHCIDSNAFFYLENFPKSAVVFGSGYIAVEFAGIISNLGCDTSIASRSGKLLRGFDETTRQHAETEILKGPIKLLPHQPSAIEKVGEQYRVTLQGGEELIVDAVISAIGRTPNTSNLGIDDLQIETDEKGCIAVDDHFKTSVDSIYALGDLIDTPQLTPVALAEAMCFLRQQYQNDPTPMDYSSIPTAVFSQPNLATVGLSEEEAIDQGFVVSIFESEFRALKHTLSGLNHRSYMKLVVDKETDRVLGAHMVGEHAGEILQGFAVAVKAGLTKAQFDSTIGIHPTSAEEFVTMRTASR from the coding sequence ATGTATCAATATGATTTATTTGTTATTGGCGCTGGATCTGCCGGCGTAAGAGCAAGTCGCATGGCCGCAAACTTAGGAAAAAAAGTAGCAGTGGCAGAGTCTAATTATTATGGTGGCACCTGTGTCAATGTAGGCTGCGTTCCTAAAAAGCTCTTTGTATATGCCAGTGAATATCCACATTTTGTAGAAGAAGCAAAAGGCTTTGGTGTCAATCTAGAGCTTAAAGGATTTGATTGGGCAACATTGCGCGATAATAAAACCAAAGAGATTGAACGCTTAAACGGCATTTATGAAAAGTTATTAGATAATGCCGGCGTTGAACGAATTTGGGGGCATGCAAAATTAATCGATGCACATACTGTTGAAGTGGCAGGTCAGCAATTTTCTGCAGAGAAAATTCTGTTGGCAACAGGGGGCTGGCCAATCCTCCCGGACATCCCTGGTAAAGAGCATTGCATTGATAGTAATGCATTTTTTTATCTAGAAAACTTTCCTAAGTCTGCAGTGGTATTTGGCAGCGGCTATATTGCTGTGGAGTTTGCTGGAATCATTAGTAATCTTGGTTGCGATACATCTATAGCATCACGCTCAGGCAAGTTACTACGAGGTTTTGACGAAACCACACGCCAGCATGCTGAAACAGAAATCCTAAAAGGTCCAATAAAGCTATTACCCCATCAGCCAAGTGCTATAGAAAAAGTAGGGGAGCAGTATCGGGTTACCCTGCAAGGGGGTGAAGAGCTAATTGTGGATGCAGTTATTTCCGCTATCGGCCGCACCCCTAACACAAGCAATCTCGGTATTGATGACCTACAGATCGAAACCGATGAGAAAGGGTGCATTGCTGTTGACGATCATTTCAAAACCAGTGTTGACTCAATTTATGCCTTGGGCGATCTAATTGATACTCCGCAACTTACACCCGTAGCACTAGCTGAAGCAATGTGTTTTTTACGCCAACAATATCAAAATGATCCAACCCCGATGGATTATTCATCTATACCAACAGCCGTTTTTTCTCAACCAAATCTGGCAACAGTAGGATTAAGCGAAGAAGAAGCCATAGATCAAGGCTTTGTGGTGAGTATCTTTGAAAGCGAATTTCGTGCTTTGAAACATACTTTGTCAGGGTTGAATCACCGTTCTTATATGAAATTAGTAGTCGATAAAGAAACGGATCGAGTACTTGGCGCACATATGGTTGGAGAGCACGCAGGAGAGATCCTTCAAGGGTTTGCTGTTGCCGTTAAGGCAGGATTAACCAAGGCTCAGTTTGATTCGACTATTGGAATACACCCAACGTCTGCGGAGGAATTTGTCACCATGAGAACAGCCTCTAGGTAG
- the gspM gene encoding type II secretion system protein GspM, whose protein sequence is MANAIDNFTSNLKRQLEQSSIYQSVHNWYSQLGTNDQSIVKVLLFVISLVLIYAWIWQPAVDARDAANKSFNKELSFHESLKENAYRFKGGSSSNQPSGGSILSIVSATAKAKKIELRRFEPDGATRLRIWLDKAEFDAVIDWIEILEAEKGILVEQISLDKVSSGRVNVRAVLTQ, encoded by the coding sequence ATGGCTAATGCAATAGACAACTTTACCAGCAACTTAAAGAGACAACTTGAGCAATCATCCATCTATCAAAGTGTCCATAACTGGTATTCACAGCTTGGTACTAATGATCAGAGCATCGTAAAAGTACTCCTATTCGTCATTTCATTAGTGTTGATTTATGCGTGGATTTGGCAGCCTGCAGTTGATGCTAGGGATGCCGCCAACAAAAGCTTTAATAAAGAACTATCATTTCATGAATCCCTAAAGGAAAACGCATATCGTTTTAAGGGTGGCTCATCCTCAAATCAACCCAGCGGTGGCTCGATTCTATCGATCGTGAGCGCTACCGCTAAAGCAAAAAAAATAGAACTGCGTCGCTTTGAGCCAGATGGAGCAACACGCTTGCGTATTTGGCTTGATAAAGCGGAATTTGACGCAGTAATTGATTGGATTGAAATTCTAGAGGCGGAAAAGGGAATTTTAGTAGAACAGATTTCTTTAGATAAGGTCTCCTCTGGTCGAGTAAACGTTAGAGCTGTCTTGACTCAGTAA
- the gspL gene encoding type II secretion system protein GspL, with protein MTTIVSQLANYVPGTTHTKTEAKSIWISDAQCQIYNVDMPIKQARQIVKALPFALEEQIAEDVDNLHIVYLGKEDGKASALVVNKQYMDGLFEHQIQHAYYLPLALPFDKNSASLAVLNDQVLLRLSEFKAYSIQKEAVGLFLQRFKNEFESIQVFGDLDELIKLEMESENIEIHQKTLDDLNQLIQSSRPNHDLMSGPYKVTIKKKNPKLDLLKTPLTLAAALFICAISINWIQAFQLDGKSEAVKNASKNYYEQLFPGESAGYGMKRMFRQKLEEGELVQNGETFTRLLSGIGNPISSMSSLELLGLRYNQSKATLEIELNAPSIAELDKLKKSLEQQSYTVEIAAANNQGGKIKGLLKVNKNG; from the coding sequence ATGACAACCATTGTTTCACAATTGGCTAATTACGTGCCAGGCACAACCCATACAAAGACAGAAGCCAAGAGTATTTGGATATCTGATGCGCAGTGTCAAATTTACAATGTTGACATGCCCATCAAGCAGGCAAGACAAATTGTAAAAGCACTGCCGTTCGCACTTGAAGAACAAATAGCAGAGGATGTGGATAATCTACACATTGTATATTTGGGCAAAGAAGACGGCAAAGCCAGTGCACTAGTCGTCAACAAACAATACATGGATGGTTTATTTGAACATCAAATTCAGCATGCCTATTATCTTCCGCTAGCATTACCGTTTGATAAGAATTCAGCGAGTTTGGCGGTATTAAATGATCAAGTATTACTTCGTCTATCTGAATTCAAAGCTTATAGCATACAAAAAGAAGCTGTCGGTCTTTTTTTACAGCGCTTTAAAAACGAGTTCGAGAGTATTCAGGTTTTTGGTGATTTAGATGAGTTAATTAAACTCGAAATGGAAAGCGAAAACATCGAAATACACCAGAAGACACTCGATGATCTCAACCAACTCATTCAATCGAGCCGACCCAATCACGACTTAATGTCTGGCCCATATAAAGTCACGATCAAAAAGAAAAACCCCAAGTTAGATCTTCTAAAGACACCTCTCACTTTGGCCGCAGCCTTATTTATCTGTGCAATAAGTATTAACTGGATTCAAGCATTCCAATTAGACGGAAAATCAGAAGCAGTTAAGAATGCATCAAAAAACTATTATGAACAATTATTCCCAGGCGAAAGTGCGGGTTACGGCATGAAACGCATGTTTCGACAAAAACTAGAAGAGGGCGAACTTGTTCAAAACGGAGAAACCTTTACACGGCTATTGAGCGGTATTGGCAACCCTATTTCATCTATGAGCTCATTAGAATTATTAGGATTACGCTACAACCAAAGTAAAGCAACCCTGGAAATAGAACTTAATGCGCCTAGCATCGCTGAACTTGACAAGCTAAAGAAATCACTTGAGCAACAAAGCTACACAGTGGAAATCGCTGCAGCGAATAATCAGGGCGGCAAAATCAAAGGATTGCTTAAGGTGAATAAGAATGGCTAA